A DNA window from Nerophis ophidion isolate RoL-2023_Sa linkage group LG13, RoL_Noph_v1.0, whole genome shotgun sequence contains the following coding sequences:
- the LOC133564086 gene encoding protein FAM124A-like: MEKASVEDECLDSGAETGGSDHSHLSSTSSEVWPGQVQDPYLVSVHLMVDPGEGVFLQRAADGVLAHVHPELRLFRVSERSRHSRRPRPKRHDISRPALAVILFLREEEGPGRSLRRPPWRYHHSEEVSGGRTALTQDFFTLAAGTPPWAVRGGCGGKETLRLSVYCCHDNYAHTVRLYKRLLGRRLAHRHQDFCFLVVYANPQLEIQLAFKRLPRGQRAAALDCAVMEVRVADVGALVPLLPKPCSPISDLRWQTQDYDGNNILLQVHDIHLKLRCDPAHLVAESGLAPPTLTCSSASYKNRRHHHRTACRPRMHHQQRSVCSLPLCCEEEDEDEDEGAWFWPDWYHPSRGRGQRSNSLFSLPNLDSVSSTCSSPAPAAPPPPAGPRRRALHGSSSLTPTCRLNVDALLGAEETDVDTGKKVRAGGVDLTVVSAYIQTSLEASRSLSAPPPTGPQDHHRAAALGRTPVSCWTKPPQSLSHVWIHKHLQTPPGSPWEGEEEQEFYI, translated from the exons ATGGAAAAAGCCTCCGTAGAAGATGAGTGCCTGGATTCCGGTGCAGAAACTGGAGG CTCTGATCACAGTCATCTGTCCTCTACAAGCA GTGAGGTGTGGCCGGGCCAGGTGCAGGATCCCTACCTGGTCAGCGTGCACCTGATGGTGGACCCCGGCGAGGGCGTCTTCCTGCAGCGGGCGGCGGACGGCGTCCTGGCCCACGTCCACCCCGAGCTGCGCCTCTTCCGGGTGTCGGAGCGGAGCCGCCACTCCCGGCGCCCCCGGCCCAAACGCCATGACATCTCGCGGCCGGCCCTGGCGGTCATCTTGTTCCTGCGGGAGGAGGAGGGGCCGGGGCGCTCTCTCCGCCGCCCCCCCTGGCGCTACCATCACAGCGAGGAGGTGAGCGGCGGGCGGACGGCGCTCACCCAAGACTTCTTCACCTTGGCAGCCGGCACGCCGCCGTGGGCCGTGCGGGGGGGGTGCGGCGGCAAGGAGACGCTGCGCCTCAGCGTGTACTGTTGCCATGACAACTACGCCCACACGGTGCGGCTCTACAAGCGGCTGCTGGGCCGGCGGCTGGCACACCGCCACCAGGACTTCTGCTTCCTGGTGGTCTACGCCAACCCACAGCTGGAGATCCAGCTGGCCTTCAAGAGGCTCCCCAGAGGTCAAAGGGCGGCGGCGCTGGACTGTGCCGTCATGGAGGTGCGGGTGGCAGACGTGGGCGCCCTGGTGCCACTCCTGCCCAAGCCCTGCAGCCCCATCAGTGACCTCCGCTGGCAGACCCAGGACTACGACGGCAACAACATCCTCCTGCAG GTTCATGACATTCACCTCAAACTCAGATGTGACCCTGCCCACCTTGTGGCAGAATCTGGCTTGGCCCCGCCCACTCTGACCTGTAGCTCCGCCTCCTACAAGAACCGCCGCCATCATCATCGGACCGCGTGCCGTCCCAGAATGCACCATCAGCAGAGGTCAGTGTGTTCCCTCCCGCTGTGCTGcgaggaggaggatgaggacGAGGACGAGGGAGCGTGGTTCTGGCCCGACTGGTACCACCCATCCAGGGGGCGGGGCCAGCGCTCCAACTCGCTCTTCTCTCTGCCCAACCTGGACTCGGTCAGCTCCACCTGCTCCTCGCCGGCTCCTGCAGCGCCACCGCCACCAGCCGGCCCTCGCCGCCGCGCTCTGCACGGGAGCTCCTCCCTCACCCCCACTTGCCGGCTCAACGTGGACGCGCTCCTCGGCGCCGAGGAGACGGACGTGGACACGGGGAAGAAAGTCCGAGCAGGCGGCGTGGACCTCACTGTGGTGTCGGCGTACATCCAAACCAGCCTGGAGGCTTCCCGCTCCCTGTCGGCGCCACCGCCTACCGGACCTCAGGACCACCACAGGGCGGCAGCGCTTGGACGGACTCCCGTCTCTTGTTGGACAAAACCACCTCAGTCCCTCAGTCACGTCTGGATCCACAAGCATCTGCAAACACCGCCAGGAAGTCCATGGGAAGGTGAGGAGGAGCAGGAATTCTACATTTGA